The genomic interval CGCAGATCCGCTGCACTTCGGCGGCAAGGTCTATGTGCTGATCGGCCGCGGCACCTATTCCTCGGCGGTGCTGTTCGCCGACACGATGCAGGATTTCGGCTTCGGGACGCTGCTCGGCGAGGGCGCCAGCGTCAGGAGCACGCAGACCGGCGGCGTGCAGAAGATCGCGCTGCCGCACACCGGCCTGGTGCTGTGGGCGCCGCGGCTGCTACTGGTGCGGCCGTCGGGAGCGGCGACGCCGATCTGGCTCACGCCGGACATCGTCCTCGACGACGATCCGCTGCGGCCCGACGCGATGGTGGAGGCGGCACTGGCGATCGCGGCGGCGAGGCACTGAGCGTGGACGCACGCGCCATGCCATCACAGCTGCGCCAAAAAAGATTGGCGCATAAAAAAACAGCCACTTGGCTTGCGCTAAGTGGCTGTTTTATTTGGTGGGCCGTCAAGGATTCGAACCTTGGACCTATTGATTAAGAGTCAACTGCTCTACCAACTGAGCTAACGGCCCTGAAACTGAGTCGCGCATTTTATGCGCTTTTTTGCTTCGTTGCAACACCCCGCGAAGCAGCGGGTCACGCGATCAATGGGGTGGCTGAGGGGACTCGAACCCCCGACATCTGGAATCACAATCCCCACCGAGCTTCCCAGTCTACAACGTTTTGGAGCGTTTGTGACGCCCCGGGTGACGCACAGGTGACATCTCGGACGGTAAAGGTGACGCGCCCTAATAACCCTGCCTATAGACAGAACCTTCCCCCGCGGAGGACGAAGACCAAGCTCCCTTCAAGCTACCAACAATCCCTAGATAGGGATAGTATAGCCCCGCCGCAGCGGTAGCACTTAAGACTCCCTCCTTCAGTTCACCTGGAGGGAGCTTCAAGTCCCCCCCTGACGGTGCCGGTTTTCGCCAAGTTCCACCCTAAGCCTCCGCCTTACGGCGGGGGCGGTTTTCGTTTGCCCACATTATCTCACTTTAGGGATTCATGCCTAATATGCAACATACCGCCCAAGCACTTCACAACCGACAGCTGCAGCTTGAAGCCGAATCCACTTCTCTCGGGATCGCTCGATACGAAAAGGCCGCCAAGAACACCGACGAGGCCGACACCGGCCCCGGAAGGAAGCTGGTCATGCAGGCAGTCGCCAGGACCGGCGAGGCCATCCGCGCGTTCGTAGAGAAGGCGAAGACTGGCGGCGGCGGCAGGCGCCACACCGCCGTGAAGTGGTTGGAGCACCTCGACCCGGAAGGCTGCGCCTATTTGACGGCGACGGTCTGCGTCAATGCGCTGACGGGCGACAAGGCCAAGTTGATCGCAGTCGCTCGCTCCGTCGGCTCCGCCATCGCACAGGACGTGAACTACAAGAAGCTGAGGGACAACCACGCCGGCCTCTACCGGGTGATCCAGCAGCAGCTCAAGAAGTCCACCTCCGCACACCACGCGACCGGCGTGATGAACCACGCGCTGGCGAAGACCGAGACCGAGCTGTTCATCTTCTCCCCGGAGGAAGAGACGCTGGTAGGCATGAAGCTCATCGAGCTGTTCATCGAGGCGACCGACCTGGCCGAAATCGTCGTGACCCGACCACGTAAGAACCAGACCGTGGCGACCCTGCAAGGTACGCCCGCGATCATGGACTGGCTTCAGAAGGCCCACGAGAGCGCCTCCATGTTCCTGCCGGTGTGGATGCCGATGCTGGTCCCACCGCGCGACTGGACCACCCCGCGCGACGGCGGATACCTGACCGACATCGGCGGCCGCGCCGACCTAGTCCGGACCAGGAATCGCGCCTACAAGCGCGAGCTGGAGCAGGCTGACATGCCGAACGTCTACCGGGCGGTCAACCTGATCCAGTCCACCGCCTGGAAGGTCAACAAGCCGATCCTGGAAGTGATGCAAGACGCCTGGGCGATGGGCGGCGGCTTCGCCGACCTCCCCTCCCGCGATCTGCTAGAGCTGCCGGCCCAGCCGGAGCTGCTGGCCACCGACCCCAACTTTTATAAGGAGCACCACGCCGCCGAGTTCAAGGACTGGAAGCGCAGCCGCGCCGAGGTCTACGAGGAGAACGCCCGCGGCATGTCGCGGCGCCTGTCGGCAGCGCAGAAGATCGCGCTGGCGATGAAGTTCAAGGATGAGGAAGCGATCTATTTCCCCCACAACCTCGACTTCCGCGGCCGCGTCTACCCGATTCCCTCGATCCTGACGCCGCAGGGCGACGACCAAGCCAAGGCGCTTCTTACCCTGGCCGAGGGCGTGCCGCTCGGCAAAGACGGCGCGTTCTGGCTAGCGGTCCACCTCGCCAACTGCTTCGGCGTGGACAAGGTGTCCTTTGACGAGCGCGTGGCGTGGGTGAAGGCGAACGAAGAGATGATCCTCGACTCCGCCTTGTCCCCACTCGACGGTCAGAGGGCCTGGTCCAAGGCCGACTCCCCCTTCTGCGCACTGGCGGCCTGCTTTGAATGGCTGGGCTACACCATGAACGGCTACGCGCACGTCTCGCACCTGCCCGTGGCCCTCGACGGCTCCTGCAATGGCCTGCAGAACTTCTCCGCGATGTTGCGGGACGAGGTCGGAGGAGCGGCAACCAACCTGCTACCGGCAGTTACGCCAGCCGACATTTACACAAAGGTTAAGGACGTGTCCGCAGTCCGCATCAAAGCGGAAGCCGAGGCCGGCGACGCCTGCGCGGTCTTTTGGGACGGCCTCTTGACGCGCGGCATCGTCAAGCAGCCTGTCATGACCCTACCCTACGGCGTCACCAAGTCCGGCATGCGCGGCCAGGTGCTCGCCAACGCGAAGAAGGAGGGTCTCTCTCCGTCCAACGAACAGGCCGCCTACTTGGGCGACGTGCTGTGGGACTGCATCGGCGAGGTCGTCGTGGCGGCGCGCCAAGCGATGGACTGGTTGAAAGATGCGTCCAAGGTCGCCTCATCGTCGGACCTGCCCATTGCGTGGACCACGCCAGCCGGCTTCCCCGTCCTCCAGGAGTACCGGGAGGACCTCGGCAAGACGATGGATACCCACGTCGGCGGCAAGCGGGTGCAATTAACCCTGGCTATTGACGGGACCAAACTCGACCGTCGTCGGCAGGGCCTGGGCATCTCGCCCAACTTCGTTCACTCCTGCGACGCGAGCCACCTGATGCTCACCACCTGCATCGCCGCTGACAACGGCATCAAGAGCTTCGCGATGATCCACGACTCTTACGGCACGCACGCCGGCAACACCGCCTGGCTGGCCGCTGCGCTCCGGCACGCATTCGTCCGTCAGTACGAGGGCAACGTGCTTGGGGACTTCCGCAGGGAGCTTGCCGAGCAGCTCCCCTCAGAGGTTGCCGCTGACCTCCCGGACATTCCGCCCGTAGGCGGCCTGGACCTCTCCGCAGTGCTGGAGAGTGCCTACTTTTTTGCCTGATATATCCCTATTTAGGGATATATCCCTACAAAGGATTCTTCTATGAGCATCAATTTCAACGCACGCCTGGGTACGTACGTGGCCCAAGACAACATCGGCCAAGTGGTCGCGGTCTACGACCCGAAGGTCCACGGCACTGTGGAGGAATTTCGCAACAGCATGGGCCGCAGCGAGTGACAGAGCCGCGGCTCCGCTCGCACGTCCTCCACTCCCGAAGCGCGCACGCGGCCAGCCGCGGCGCCTTCGCGGCTCTGAGTGGAGTGCAGATGGTCGAGCACCCCGCAGACCAGCTAATCGGGCTGGCCTGCGCTTTCCGCTTCACCGCCGAAGCCTGCGGCTACTCGCCGACCGGCCTCCTGGCGCTGACCGAACGTATGGAAGCGGACTGCCGCTTCCGCGAACTCAACACCCTCTCGGCCGTCCGCAAGTACGCCGAGGAAGAACTGGCGAAAAAGCTGCCTTGAACGAAATCGAGCGCCTGCTGGAGCGGGCCGAACTTGAGAGCGAGCTGTACGGCGCGGTCTCCACATCCACCGAAGCTCGCCTGATCGAGGCCGGCTACATCATCGACACCAACGAAACCCATGACCCAGAAGAAAGCGAATAAGCGTTACGTCTCCCCTACCGGCGTGGCTATCTGGCCGCGCCTGAATGCACCCGACACCAAGTTCAACGCCGACGGCGAGTTCTCCGCCAAGCTGGCGATGGATGAATCCGACGCCGAAGTCCAAGCGTTCATCAAGAAGA from Xanthomonas sp. DAR 34887 carries:
- a CDS encoding DNA-directed RNA polymerase, which gives rise to MQHTAQALHNRQLQLEAESTSLGIARYEKAAKNTDEADTGPGRKLVMQAVARTGEAIRAFVEKAKTGGGGRRHTAVKWLEHLDPEGCAYLTATVCVNALTGDKAKLIAVARSVGSAIAQDVNYKKLRDNHAGLYRVIQQQLKKSTSAHHATGVMNHALAKTETELFIFSPEEETLVGMKLIELFIEATDLAEIVVTRPRKNQTVATLQGTPAIMDWLQKAHESASMFLPVWMPMLVPPRDWTTPRDGGYLTDIGGRADLVRTRNRAYKRELEQADMPNVYRAVNLIQSTAWKVNKPILEVMQDAWAMGGGFADLPSRDLLELPAQPELLATDPNFYKEHHAAEFKDWKRSRAEVYEENARGMSRRLSAAQKIALAMKFKDEEAIYFPHNLDFRGRVYPIPSILTPQGDDQAKALLTLAEGVPLGKDGAFWLAVHLANCFGVDKVSFDERVAWVKANEEMILDSALSPLDGQRAWSKADSPFCALAACFEWLGYTMNGYAHVSHLPVALDGSCNGLQNFSAMLRDEVGGAATNLLPAVTPADIYTKVKDVSAVRIKAEAEAGDACAVFWDGLLTRGIVKQPVMTLPYGVTKSGMRGQVLANAKKEGLSPSNEQAAYLGDVLWDCIGEVVVAARQAMDWLKDASKVASSSDLPIAWTTPAGFPVLQEYREDLGKTMDTHVGGKRVQLTLAIDGTKLDRRRQGLGISPNFVHSCDASHLMLTTCIAADNGIKSFAMIHDSYGTHAGNTAWLAAALRHAFVRQYEGNVLGDFRRELAEQLPSEVAADLPDIPPVGGLDLSAVLESAYFFA